In the Malaya genurostris strain Urasoe2022 chromosome 1, Malgen_1.1, whole genome shotgun sequence genome, one interval contains:
- the LOC131426491 gene encoding GDP-D-glucose phosphorylase 1 isoform X1: MVEAPQRLEDIPNVQQILESRWSSLHGQPDGIFRYQLTIERERVTDGEYRFLMQLNRKRMTERRKPDIIAVLQPPFDPNRFNFNRVDPREVLLELRIGNNLMSCLVNNSPLTENHVLLVPDREQNLPQVLTESSLHAVVRLMLSLEDRNYRIGYNSSGALASVNHLHYHLLLIRHRLYVEKAPLTLLGSHLYRLDNHPAKAYCFVLEDHADSKPFTAGISRLISILLSADIAHNLLLTWDTRRTGLRALIYPRLRICENKQVSPFNVACSELSGFVPLGDESDFERLDERQLEAFFREAQGTDLYDRLDSLVLQGMAKHTVGGVV; the protein is encoded by the exons ATGGTGGAGGCACCGCAGCGATTGGAGGATATTCCAAACGTGCAGCAAATTCTGGAATCTCGGTGGTCTTCGTTGCACGGTCAACCGGACGGCATCTTTCGTTACCAGCTGACAATCGAACGCGAGCGAGTGACAGACGGAGAGTACAGATTTCTAATGCAG CTTAACCGCAAACGAATGACGGAGCGTCGGAAGCCGGACATCATCGCCGTTTTGCAACCACCGTTCGATCCGAACCGTTTCAATTTCAACCGTGTCGACCCGCGAGAAGTGCTACTGGAGCTTCGAATCGGCAATAATCTCATGTCTTGTCTGGTCAACAATAGCCCGCTAACCGAAAACCATGTGCTGCTGGTTCCGGACCGAGAACAGAATCTACCGCAAGTCCTCACTGAAAGCAGCTTGCATGCGGTCGTTCGATTAATGCTTTCGTTGGAGGATCGCAACTATCGGATAGGATACAACAGTTCCGGTGCCTTGGCCTCGGTAAACCACCTTCATTATCATCTGCTTCTCATCCGGCATCGGTTGTACGTGGAAAAAGCG CCGCTCACTCTCCTGGGATCGCATCTGTACCGACTAGACAATCATCCTGCCAAAGCCTACTGTTTCGTACTGGAAGATCACGCCGACAGCAAGCCGTTCACCGCCGGAATCAGCCGTCTGATAAGCATCCTACTTTCCGCCGACATCGCTCATAATCTGCTGCTCACGTGGGACACCCGGCGAACCGGCCTGCGAGCGTTGATTTACCCCCGCCTGAGGATATGTGAAAACAAACAGGTGTCCCCTTTTAACGTGGCCTGTTCCGAGCTGAGTGGCTTCGTGCCGCTTGGCGATGAGTCCGATTTTGAACGATTAGACGAGCGTCAGCTGGAGGCGTTCTTTCGGGAGGCACAAGGCACCGACCTGTACGACCGCCTGGATTCGCTGGTGCTACAGGGAATGGCAAAGCATACCGTCGGAGGCGTCGTGTGA
- the LOC131426491 gene encoding GDP-D-glucose phosphorylase 1 isoform X2, with the protein MTERRKPDIIAVLQPPFDPNRFNFNRVDPREVLLELRIGNNLMSCLVNNSPLTENHVLLVPDREQNLPQVLTESSLHAVVRLMLSLEDRNYRIGYNSSGALASVNHLHYHLLLIRHRLYVEKAPLTLLGSHLYRLDNHPAKAYCFVLEDHADSKPFTAGISRLISILLSADIAHNLLLTWDTRRTGLRALIYPRLRICENKQVSPFNVACSELSGFVPLGDESDFERLDERQLEAFFREAQGTDLYDRLDSLVLQGMAKHTVGGVV; encoded by the exons ATGACGGAGCGTCGGAAGCCGGACATCATCGCCGTTTTGCAACCACCGTTCGATCCGAACCGTTTCAATTTCAACCGTGTCGACCCGCGAGAAGTGCTACTGGAGCTTCGAATCGGCAATAATCTCATGTCTTGTCTGGTCAACAATAGCCCGCTAACCGAAAACCATGTGCTGCTGGTTCCGGACCGAGAACAGAATCTACCGCAAGTCCTCACTGAAAGCAGCTTGCATGCGGTCGTTCGATTAATGCTTTCGTTGGAGGATCGCAACTATCGGATAGGATACAACAGTTCCGGTGCCTTGGCCTCGGTAAACCACCTTCATTATCATCTGCTTCTCATCCGGCATCGGTTGTACGTGGAAAAAGCG CCGCTCACTCTCCTGGGATCGCATCTGTACCGACTAGACAATCATCCTGCCAAAGCCTACTGTTTCGTACTGGAAGATCACGCCGACAGCAAGCCGTTCACCGCCGGAATCAGCCGTCTGATAAGCATCCTACTTTCCGCCGACATCGCTCATAATCTGCTGCTCACGTGGGACACCCGGCGAACCGGCCTGCGAGCGTTGATTTACCCCCGCCTGAGGATATGTGAAAACAAACAGGTGTCCCCTTTTAACGTGGCCTGTTCCGAGCTGAGTGGCTTCGTGCCGCTTGGCGATGAGTCCGATTTTGAACGATTAGACGAGCGTCAGCTGGAGGCGTTCTTTCGGGAGGCACAAGGCACCGACCTGTACGACCGCCTGGATTCGCTGGTGCTACAGGGAATGGCAAAGCATACCGTCGGAGGCGTCGTGTGA